A portion of the Pithys albifrons albifrons isolate INPA30051 chromosome 1, PitAlb_v1, whole genome shotgun sequence genome contains these proteins:
- the RELT gene encoding tumor necrosis factor receptor superfamily member 19L — MKRSGMHWWLVTILGVLSRAGVGAERWDSREPRTPGCPPGEEPSKDAGGTCQACPPGTFSLGDTPCATHTQCQAGNRILVAAGTTQSDSQCGACVPGFYSPGGDRDPRGHCLPCAATLRSTPGCPGRRRVRSPETPGQALGTNGTRVSPRGSQEEEEEAAAAQAAVLTIVPVFCAMGLLGILVCNLLKKKGYHCTASKDPQPGGTGPSSIYQLEDPNEDTIGVLVRLITEKKENAAALEELLREHRSQQLVPPSRAPLNKLPLLPQFVPSCHHQQHPHTVQGAAPCARCTQKWPEVLPPRRAPRPSEVTILSVGRFRVARIPELRSEVGAEPLRGPLPGSAMRPPGVRSTDGPPEVAPGLGAASGGQ, encoded by the exons ATGAAGAGGAGTGGGATGCACTGGTGGCTTGTCACCATCCTGGGG gtgctgagcagagccGGAGTGGGGGCTGAGCGCTGGGATTCCCGGGAGCCCCGGACACCAGGATGTCCCCCTGGAGAGGAGCCCAGCAAG GACGCAGGGGGGACCTGCCAAGCTTGTCCCCCCGGAACCTTCTCCCTGGGGGACACCCCCTGTGCCACTCACACCCAGTGCCAGGCCGGGAACAGGATCCTGGTGGCCGCGGGGACGACGCAGAGTGACAGCCAGTGTGGAGCCTGCGTGCCAGG GTTTTACAgccctggaggggacagggaccccCGGggccactgcctgccctgcgCCGCCACCCTCCGCAGCACCCCGGGGTgcccag GCCGGCGGCGCGTCCGCAGCCCCGAAACGCCGGGCCAGGCGCTGGGAACCAACGGGACACGGGTGAGCCCGAGgggcagccaggaggaggaggaggaggcggcagCGGCACAGGCGGCCGTGCTGACCATTGTCCCCGTCTTCTGTGCCATGGGATTGCTGGGAATCCTGGTCTGCAACCTGCTGAAGAAGAAGGGGTACCACTGCACCGCCAGCAAAGACCCCCAGCCTGGCGGCACTG GTCCCAGCTCCATCTACCAGCTGGAGGACCCCAACGAGGACACCATTGGGGTGCTGGTGCGACTGATCACTGAGAAGAAAG AGAACGCGGCGgcgctggaggagctgctgcggGAGCATCGCAGCCAGCAGCTGGTGCCACCGAGCCGGGCCCCCCTCAATAA GCTGCCCCTCCTGCCGCAGTTTGTCCCCTCGtgtcaccaccagcagcacccgCACACGGTGCAGGGGGCGGCCCCCTGTGCCCGCTGCACACAGAAGTGGCCCGAGGTGCTGCCCCCGCGCAGGGCACCCAGACCCagtgaggtgaccatcctctCGGTGGGCAG GTTCCGCGTGGCGCGGATCCCGGAGCTGCGGAGCGaggtgggtgctgagcccctccGGGGGCCCCTCCCCGGGAGCGCGATGAGACCCCCGGGGGTGAGAAGTACCGACGGCCCCCCCGAG GTGGCACCGGGCCTGGGGGCAGCCTCAGGGGGACAGTGA